In Streptomyces sp. NBC_00483, a single window of DNA contains:
- a CDS encoding ABC transporter permease gives MATAPVLTPAAAEAPPPARRTAAGRLGAARYFLRRLGFYLGAAAVAVTLNFLIPRLMPGDPASALISQMQQKQNLSAEQVTSIYRLFGAPGAPLWDQYVTYLGQIAHFDFGASVAYYPTPVWEVIRSGLPWTIGLVGLTAVLAFVIGTSMGVLAGSRVGSRFDSFITPASMFLGALPFFWVALLLVMAFGVQLNWLPISGAYDGDMAVAFNGPFLASVVTHGILPAITMVVASFGGWLVGMRNMMVTTVSEDYVLLARAKGLSKARVMFQYAARNAVLPSVAGFALTIGSAVSGQILVEIVFSYPGVGYLLYQAVSSVDYPLMQALFLIVSLTVLAANFIADSVYGLIDPRARETRS, from the coding sequence ATGGCCACCGCACCCGTCCTCACCCCCGCCGCCGCAGAGGCCCCGCCACCCGCCCGGCGCACGGCGGCCGGTCGGCTCGGCGCCGCCCGCTACTTCCTGCGGCGCCTCGGCTTCTACCTCGGCGCCGCCGCCGTCGCCGTCACCCTCAACTTCCTCATCCCGCGCCTGATGCCGGGCGACCCCGCCTCCGCGCTCATCTCCCAGATGCAGCAGAAGCAGAACCTGTCCGCCGAGCAAGTGACCAGCATCTACCGGCTGTTCGGCGCGCCCGGCGCCCCGCTGTGGGACCAGTACGTCACGTACCTCGGCCAGATCGCCCACTTCGACTTCGGCGCGTCCGTCGCCTACTACCCGACGCCCGTGTGGGAAGTGATCCGCTCCGGGCTCCCCTGGACGATCGGACTCGTCGGCCTGACCGCCGTGCTCGCGTTCGTCATCGGCACCTCGATGGGCGTTCTCGCGGGCTCCCGCGTCGGATCGCGCTTCGACTCCTTCATCACGCCCGCCTCGATGTTCCTCGGCGCGCTGCCCTTCTTCTGGGTCGCGCTGCTGCTGGTCATGGCGTTCGGCGTGCAGCTCAACTGGCTGCCGATCAGCGGCGCGTACGACGGTGACATGGCGGTCGCCTTCAACGGCCCGTTCCTGGCGAGCGTCGTGACACACGGCATCCTGCCCGCCATCACGATGGTCGTCGCCTCGTTCGGCGGCTGGCTCGTCGGCATGCGCAACATGATGGTGACCACCGTCTCCGAGGACTACGTGCTCCTGGCCCGCGCCAAGGGCCTGTCCAAGGCCCGCGTGATGTTCCAGTACGCCGCCCGCAACGCGGTCCTTCCCAGCGTCGCCGGCTTCGCCCTCACCATTGGCTCCGCCGTCAGCGGCCAGATCCTCGTCGAGATCGTCTTCTCGTACCCCGGCGTCGGCTATCTGCTCTACCAGGCCGTTTCCAGCGTCGACTACCCGCTGATGCAGGCCCTGTTCCTGATCGTCTCGCTCACCGTGCTCGCCGCGAACTTCATCGCGGACTCCGTGTACGGACTGATCGACCCGCGCGCGAGGGAGACCCGCTCATGA
- a CDS encoding ABC transporter substrate-binding protein, with amino-acid sequence MNPKLRVTPKSRPTSARTGVRVAAVGAAVLSLALAGCSAAPTPAGGSAGGGALTTNLGFAGTTINRNFNPFALKPTQGTFGFQYEALFDFNILEGGKFTPWLAKKYEWADGGKKITIHLDERANWSDGSKLTADDVVFTLNYVKKNKLPPTWAFDFSKASAPDDHTVEITFDKPAYSKIDSIGGTTPVPEKIWKKKDGAKDTNPNPVGSGPYKLKQYTPQQLTFEARDNYWKQKNVPVKTVKAPIVTQASEVPKLLSGELDWSGAVVPDVKKQYIDKDPKNHHAWYPTYGGQFLFFNHTKKPFDDVHVRKALSLAVDRSQLLNVTNPGMFNTLNLTGLDSKTQGKWIADEYKDAEQPKAELTKALAEFKKAGYTKKNGKLVDGGGKQLSFSIMEVQEWGDAVQFDKVVASQLQKAGVDVEVKPIAAAQIDAKRKSGDFDVTIGGGIYYSTPYNFFKDMLYSENAGIWTNYGHYKSKKADALLKDMASANDDATIKKYSAEFEKIMVDDVPAAPLITIGVSSEYNSKNWTGWPSAKKPYAQPAPWGGGVDAMSILLNLRPAKG; translated from the coding sequence ATGAACCCGAAGCTCCGCGTGACCCCGAAGTCCCGACCCACCTCCGCGCGTACCGGCGTCCGTGTCGCCGCCGTCGGCGCCGCGGTGCTCTCGCTCGCCCTGGCCGGCTGTTCGGCCGCGCCGACCCCGGCGGGCGGCTCCGCCGGTGGCGGCGCGCTCACCACGAACCTCGGCTTCGCGGGCACCACCATCAACCGCAACTTCAACCCGTTCGCACTCAAGCCCACGCAGGGCACGTTCGGGTTCCAGTACGAGGCGCTCTTCGACTTCAACATCCTTGAGGGCGGCAAGTTCACGCCCTGGCTGGCTAAGAAGTACGAGTGGGCCGACGGCGGCAAGAAGATCACCATCCACCTCGACGAGCGGGCCAACTGGAGCGACGGCTCCAAGCTCACCGCCGACGACGTGGTGTTCACCCTGAACTACGTGAAGAAGAACAAGCTGCCCCCGACCTGGGCCTTCGACTTCTCCAAGGCCTCCGCGCCGGACGACCACACCGTAGAGATCACCTTCGACAAGCCCGCCTACTCCAAGATCGACAGCATCGGCGGGACCACCCCGGTGCCCGAGAAGATCTGGAAGAAGAAGGACGGCGCGAAGGACACCAACCCGAACCCGGTCGGCTCGGGCCCGTACAAGCTCAAGCAGTACACACCGCAGCAGCTCACCTTCGAGGCCCGCGACAACTACTGGAAGCAGAAGAACGTCCCGGTCAAGACCGTGAAGGCGCCCATCGTCACCCAGGCGTCCGAGGTGCCCAAGCTGCTCAGCGGGGAGCTCGACTGGAGCGGCGCCGTCGTGCCCGACGTCAAGAAGCAGTACATCGACAAGGACCCGAAGAACCACCACGCCTGGTATCCCACCTACGGCGGCCAGTTCCTGTTCTTCAACCACACCAAGAAGCCGTTCGACGACGTCCACGTCCGCAAGGCACTCTCGCTGGCCGTCGACCGCAGCCAGCTCCTGAACGTGACCAACCCGGGGATGTTCAACACCCTCAATCTCACGGGTCTCGACTCGAAGACCCAGGGCAAGTGGATCGCCGACGAGTACAAGGATGCCGAGCAGCCCAAGGCCGAACTCACCAAGGCGCTCGCCGAGTTCAAGAAGGCCGGCTACACGAAGAAGAACGGCAAGCTGGTCGACGGCGGCGGCAAGCAGCTCAGCTTCTCCATCATGGAGGTGCAGGAGTGGGGCGACGCCGTGCAGTTCGACAAGGTCGTCGCCTCGCAGCTGCAGAAGGCGGGCGTCGACGTCGAGGTGAAGCCGATCGCGGCCGCGCAGATCGACGCCAAGCGCAAGTCCGGTGACTTCGACGTCACGATCGGCGGCGGGATCTACTACTCCACGCCGTACAACTTCTTCAAGGACATGCTCTACAGCGAGAACGCCGGCATCTGGACCAACTACGGCCACTACAAGAGCAAGAAGGCCGACGCGCTGCTCAAGGACATGGCGAGCGCCAACGACGACGCGACCATCAAGAAGTACTCGGCCGAGTTCGAGAAGATCATGGTCGACGACGTGCCCGCCGCGCCGCTGATCACGATCGGTGTCTCCTCCGAGTACAACAGCAAGAACTGGACCGGCTGGCCGAGCGCGAAGAAGCCCTACGCCCAGCCCGCCCCCTGGGGCGGTGGCGTCGACGCCATGAGCATCCTGCTCAACCTGCGCCCGGCGAAGGGCTGA
- a CDS encoding ATP-binding protein: MRKQDGEVGTLLRLVADSRADDSLIGREAELTQLRSLLAGHRLVTVTGPVGVGKSLLSDVAAQRSRPSRRQVVRVSWPEASGRPGDFRNAVRQALLSTPLSPDGPPAGRRAGPRVLLFLDDIDPVHDECVGVVQRQLLRHPTLQVLITARRPLGLGDEAVLRLGPLPTEPEDDGSPSPAARLFLATAGGALRHRDPATLERVEAVCHTLDGLPLAIELAAAQLRSYSLHDLAELVEHGQSWLHSPRPRLRRHRSVEEAVGAVHTLCSPWMRMVWSRASILAGSFGEAAAVLLCTGGEIAPHQVPGLLTQLASLGLLQHENDPHGPGEPRYRMPPAVREFGERRLTEAGELDIAVERRAGHCRRVVHLAEHLWEHGHQTQALRLVADEQHNLNAILRYALTDPRPEVTVAALEAATRLWFWWVTGHAAAGLRYLLQLLARCPDDHPSAAPAAWLAAWLAARTDPDTALTLLDRIWPGAVLDGDDTLLARIAHVHGLIALTLGDPLQAGDLFEQACVLTPDHSTGGPGRAVYLAALAFARRDTEPRAAHRAALAALAQPGLRDDVWSSMRARYALALVDHHNGRAARAWTRAHRAVSDADSATCAPQAHAALRSLLTVLRTGQATPEPIIPGLSG; encoded by the coding sequence GTGCGCAAGCAAGACGGCGAGGTCGGCACGCTTCTCAGGCTCGTCGCGGACAGCAGGGCCGACGACTCCCTCATCGGGCGAGAGGCGGAACTGACCCAACTACGGAGCCTGTTGGCGGGCCACCGGCTCGTCACCGTCACCGGCCCCGTCGGGGTCGGCAAGAGCCTGCTGAGCGACGTCGCCGCTCAGCGGTCCCGGCCGTCCCGGCGGCAGGTCGTGCGGGTGTCCTGGCCGGAGGCGTCCGGCCGGCCGGGGGACTTCCGCAACGCCGTGCGGCAGGCGCTGCTCAGCACCCCGCTCTCGCCGGACGGCCCGCCCGCAGGACGGCGGGCGGGCCCCCGGGTCCTGCTGTTCCTGGACGACATCGACCCGGTCCATGACGAGTGTGTCGGCGTGGTCCAGCGGCAGCTGCTCCGCCACCCGACACTCCAGGTCCTGATCACCGCCCGCCGCCCCCTCGGGCTCGGCGACGAAGCGGTGCTCCGGCTCGGCCCGCTCCCCACCGAGCCCGAGGACGACGGCTCCCCCTCGCCCGCCGCGCGCCTGTTCCTGGCCACGGCCGGTGGCGCGCTGCGGCACCGCGACCCGGCCACCCTCGAACGCGTCGAGGCCGTCTGCCACACCCTCGACGGACTGCCCCTGGCGATCGAACTCGCCGCCGCCCAGCTGAGGTCGTACTCCCTGCACGACCTGGCCGAGCTCGTGGAGCACGGGCAGTCCTGGCTGCACAGCCCCCGGCCGCGGCTGCGGCGGCACCGTTCCGTCGAGGAGGCCGTCGGGGCCGTGCACACGCTGTGCTCCCCCTGGATGCGGATGGTGTGGAGCCGGGCCAGCATTCTGGCCGGGTCGTTCGGCGAGGCGGCGGCTGTTCTGCTGTGCACCGGTGGCGAGATCGCCCCGCACCAAGTGCCGGGCCTGCTGACCCAGTTGGCCTCGCTCGGCCTGCTCCAGCACGAGAACGACCCGCACGGCCCCGGCGAGCCGCGCTATCGCATGCCCCCGGCCGTAAGGGAGTTCGGCGAGCGCCGGCTCACCGAGGCCGGCGAGCTGGACATCGCCGTCGAACGCCGGGCCGGGCACTGCCGACGGGTCGTCCACCTCGCGGAACACCTGTGGGAGCACGGTCATCAGACACAGGCCCTACGCCTGGTGGCCGACGAGCAGCACAACCTCAACGCCATCCTGCGGTACGCGCTCACCGACCCCCGGCCCGAGGTCACCGTCGCCGCCCTGGAGGCAGCGACCCGCCTGTGGTTCTGGTGGGTCACGGGCCACGCCGCGGCCGGGCTGCGCTATCTCCTCCAGCTCCTGGCACGCTGCCCCGACGACCACCCCTCGGCGGCCCCCGCGGCCTGGCTCGCCGCATGGCTCGCCGCGCGCACCGACCCGGACACCGCCCTCACCCTGCTCGACCGGATCTGGCCCGGTGCCGTCCTCGACGGCGACGACACCCTGCTCGCCCGCATCGCCCATGTCCACGGCCTCATCGCCCTCACCCTCGGCGACCCCCTCCAGGCCGGGGACCTCTTCGAGCAGGCCTGCGTCCTCACCCCCGACCACTCCACCGGCGGGCCGGGCCGCGCCGTCTACCTCGCGGCCCTCGCCTTCGCCCGGCGCGACACCGAGCCGCGCGCCGCCCACCGCGCGGCCCTCGCCGCCCTCGCCCAGCCCGGGCTGCGCGACGACGTGTGGTCCAGCATGCGCGCCCGCTACGCCCTGGCCCTCGTCGACCATCACAACGGCCGCGCCGCCAGAGCCTGGACGCGCGCCCACCGCGCGGTGTCCGACGCCGACTCCGCCACCTGCGCACCGCAGGCCCACGCCGCGCTGCGCTCCCTCCTCACGGTCCTGCGCACCGGGCAGGCCACCCCGGAGCCGATCATTCCGGGGTTGTCCGGGTGA
- a CDS encoding ABC transporter permease: MTKSVRARRRLPKLPGNIKVRVGIAIIVCFALLAVLGPFVVENLMGLSPTDVDTSGSMQPPSGAHLLGTTANGEDVFAQLVVGSRVSLLVGLVAGVVTTVLSVLVGVAGGYLGGRADSFLTVATNIFLVIPGMPLLIIVASYVQGRGGWLTVALVIGLTAWPWAARQKRAQTLSLRHRDFVAAAEMTGESRWGVITRELIPSLAPLISVSFLGAVVGSMFADAGLSFMGLGNINITSWGSMLYWAQNGSALTRGAWWWFVPPGACIALVGVAAGLVNFGIDEVSNPRLRKPSKQVRMRARAARLGAADTAVPAQATPVKEATS; encoded by the coding sequence ATGACGAAGTCGGTACGCGCCCGGCGGCGGCTGCCGAAGCTGCCCGGGAACATCAAGGTCCGCGTCGGGATCGCGATCATCGTGTGTTTCGCCCTGCTCGCGGTGCTCGGCCCGTTCGTCGTCGAGAACCTGATGGGGCTCTCACCCACCGACGTCGACACCAGCGGCTCCATGCAGCCGCCCTCCGGGGCCCACCTGCTGGGCACCACGGCCAACGGCGAGGACGTCTTCGCGCAGCTCGTCGTCGGCAGCCGTGTCTCGCTGCTCGTCGGGCTCGTCGCGGGCGTCGTCACCACGGTGCTCTCGGTCCTGGTCGGGGTCGCGGGCGGCTACCTCGGCGGGCGGGCGGACTCGTTCCTGACCGTCGCCACCAACATCTTCCTCGTCATCCCCGGCATGCCGCTCCTGATCATCGTGGCGAGCTATGTGCAGGGGCGCGGCGGCTGGCTCACCGTGGCCCTCGTCATCGGCCTCACCGCGTGGCCGTGGGCCGCCCGGCAGAAGCGGGCGCAGACACTGTCGCTGAGGCACCGGGACTTCGTGGCCGCCGCCGAGATGACCGGCGAGAGCCGCTGGGGTGTCATCACCCGCGAACTCATCCCGTCCCTCGCGCCGCTGATCTCCGTGAGCTTCCTCGGCGCCGTCGTCGGCTCGATGTTCGCGGACGCGGGCCTCTCCTTCATGGGCCTCGGCAACATCAACATCACCAGCTGGGGCTCGATGCTGTACTGGGCGCAGAACGGCTCCGCGCTCACCCGCGGCGCCTGGTGGTGGTTCGTCCCGCCGGGCGCGTGCATCGCCCTCGTCGGCGTCGCCGCGGGGCTCGTCAACTTCGGCATCGACGAGGTGTCCAACCCCCGTCTGCGCAAGCCCTCCAAGCAGGTACGGATGCGGGCCCGCGCCGCCCGCCTCGGCGCGGCGGACACCGCCGTGCCCGCCCAGGCCACGCCCGTGAAGGAGGCCACCTCATGA
- a CDS encoding PP2C family protein-serine/threonine phosphatase: protein MVGTGAPGGGARAAARYAADGTRSPTRVVGLLLAAVAALYVVAPAVHSAAVPLVHAELGLGTGHEVVARVVGSSLALLTLVVAGRAGDLRGRRSVMILALAGLAAGCALLAVAFDGWSYVFGRIVVAVALAAVFVSCLAFLPTVFLPGRMRKVMGGWLAAMSVGFVLAVNLAPRAASTTGWRVAMAAMTVAAVAALLLVHRYVPESSAATRHPMPDRPRAACLIAFGVLAPAALQLAPVWGWADPRVGLLLLAATVALVLARLRCPGLSVASRGRPALMPGALRAGALIAGLALGFTQVVLAMALPSLAAERGGGPGSAAFVISGFGVGGAASCLLVRRRAIEPVTGSSLGLPLAALGLVLLHAGLNVHAYPVAGDFAVVALIGFGVMLAAAPQMARYLAALPRTYLGTSAALLPGAILLGTAAAQSLPYTSAIDSAPLPSEARQLLRVGTIVLAVAALLLGRVAVSVAVACAAGLQYLLTRTGIGDAGTLIVALAFGAAAGAVVWSRREQRDRLTRMSQTASTLQHAVLHPIPEDLGRLHLASLYRPATADTGIGGDFIEALHTPFGTRILIGDVRGKGLQAVQTVTDLLGCFRSQAFETEELGELAARLDRQVLRAAATRGDEELFATALLLEHDGPGQDACDLHVVNCGHLTPLEVTPAGVTEFDVPTLLPLGFGTLGSGAPLTPHTVRLGAGATLVAHTDGLSEARNPTGEFYPLTEGLTRAPYGTPEHLVCHLDAGVRDWTHHLADDIAIIALRPAETSLATAELGAPRNGETRDPAGRFNGTV from the coding sequence ATGGTCGGCACCGGTGCGCCCGGCGGCGGCGCGAGAGCGGCTGCCAGGTATGCGGCGGACGGCACACGGAGCCCGACACGCGTGGTCGGGCTCCTGCTCGCCGCAGTGGCGGCCCTGTACGTGGTGGCGCCCGCGGTGCACTCGGCCGCCGTCCCCCTGGTCCACGCCGAGCTCGGCCTCGGCACGGGCCACGAGGTCGTCGCCCGCGTCGTGGGCTCGTCCCTGGCACTGCTCACCCTGGTCGTCGCGGGACGGGCCGGTGACCTGCGGGGCCGACGCTCCGTAATGATCCTGGCCCTGGCGGGGCTCGCCGCCGGCTGCGCGCTCCTCGCCGTCGCGTTCGACGGCTGGTCGTACGTGTTCGGGCGGATCGTCGTCGCCGTGGCTCTGGCCGCGGTCTTCGTCAGCTGCCTCGCCTTTCTGCCGACCGTGTTCCTGCCCGGCCGGATGCGCAAGGTGATGGGCGGCTGGCTGGCCGCGATGTCCGTGGGCTTCGTGCTCGCCGTGAACCTGGCGCCGCGGGCGGCGTCCACCACCGGGTGGCGCGTCGCCATGGCCGCGATGACCGTCGCGGCCGTCGCGGCGCTCTTACTGGTGCACCGCTACGTACCCGAATCCTCCGCGGCGACCCGGCATCCGATGCCGGACCGGCCGCGTGCCGCCTGCCTGATCGCCTTCGGCGTCCTCGCCCCCGCGGCGCTGCAGCTCGCCCCCGTGTGGGGGTGGGCGGACCCGCGCGTGGGCCTGCTGCTGCTCGCCGCCACGGTCGCCCTCGTCCTCGCGCGGCTGCGCTGCCCCGGCCTGTCGGTGGCGTCCCGCGGGCGCCCGGCGCTGATGCCGGGAGCGCTGCGGGCGGGCGCGCTGATCGCGGGCCTCGCGCTCGGCTTCACCCAGGTCGTGCTCGCCATGGCCCTCCCGTCGCTCGCGGCCGAGAGGGGTGGCGGTCCGGGGTCCGCGGCGTTCGTCATCTCGGGCTTCGGCGTCGGCGGCGCGGCGAGCTGTCTGCTGGTGCGGCGCCGCGCGATCGAGCCGGTGACGGGGTCCTCGCTCGGTCTGCCGCTCGCCGCGCTCGGCCTGGTCCTGCTGCACGCCGGACTGAACGTGCACGCCTACCCGGTGGCGGGCGACTTCGCCGTCGTGGCGCTGATCGGATTCGGCGTCATGCTGGCGGCCGCACCGCAGATGGCGCGCTACCTCGCCGCCCTTCCCCGTACCTACCTCGGCACCAGCGCGGCCCTGCTGCCCGGCGCCATCCTCCTGGGCACGGCCGCCGCGCAGTCCCTGCCCTACACGTCCGCCATCGACAGCGCCCCGCTGCCCTCCGAGGCGCGCCAGCTGCTGCGCGTCGGCACGATCGTGCTCGCCGTGGCCGCGCTGCTGCTCGGCCGTGTCGCGGTCTCCGTGGCGGTGGCCTGCGCCGCGGGACTGCAGTATCTGCTGACGCGTACGGGCATCGGCGACGCCGGCACCCTGATCGTCGCGCTCGCCTTCGGGGCCGCCGCCGGCGCCGTCGTCTGGTCACGGCGGGAGCAGCGCGACCGGCTGACCCGGATGAGCCAGACCGCGAGCACCCTGCAGCACGCCGTGCTGCACCCCATACCCGAGGACCTGGGCCGGCTGCACCTGGCGAGCCTGTACCGGCCCGCCACCGCGGACACCGGCATAGGCGGCGACTTCATCGAGGCCCTGCACACCCCGTTCGGCACCCGCATCCTCATCGGCGACGTACGCGGCAAGGGGCTGCAGGCGGTGCAGACCGTCACCGACCTGCTGGGCTGTTTCCGCAGCCAGGCGTTCGAGACGGAGGAGCTCGGGGAGCTCGCCGCGCGCCTCGACCGGCAGGTGCTGCGCGCCGCCGCCACGCGCGGGGACGAGGAGCTGTTCGCGACGGCACTGCTGCTGGAGCACGACGGCCCGGGGCAGGACGCCTGCGACCTGCACGTCGTCAACTGCGGCCACCTCACCCCGCTGGAGGTCACGCCCGCAGGCGTCACGGAGTTCGACGTCCCGACCCTGCTGCCCCTGGGCTTCGGCACACTCGGCTCCGGCGCCCCGCTCACCCCGCACACGGTGCGCCTGGGCGCCGGCGCGACGCTCGTGGCCCACACCGACGGTCTGAGCGAGGCCCGGAACCCGACCGGCGAGTTCTACCCCCTCACCGAGGGCCTGACCCGGGCGCCGTACGGCACCCCCGAGCACCTCGTCTGCCACCTCGACGCCGGCGTCCGCGACTGGACCCACCACCTGGCCGACGACATCGCGATCATCGCGCTGCGCCCGGCGGAGACGTCCCTTGCCACAGCGGAACTGGGCGCCCCACGGAACGGGGAGACGCGGGACCCCGCAGGGCGGTTCAACGGGACGGTGTGA
- a CDS encoding LacI family DNA-binding transcriptional regulator: MRRTPSRRSTLKDIAEEARVSESAVSLALNGRPGVSSATRRRVREVADRLGWQPSAAARALTGDSTATVGLVLARPAHALGAEFFFLQLVSGIQEALAVRSIGLLFLVVPDLDAECAAYRRWWAERRVDGVLVVDPRDGDPRPALLDELGLPAVFVGPVPRSEDGSGHPGISSVWASDTLAMAGIVQHLHGLGHRRIVHIAGLPHLAHTQRRIRSLRDEAERLGLDPADVRSIPTDYSRQQGVEATRQVLDTPAPRRPTAIVYDTDVMAVAGLGVAASLGIEVPGALTLVAWDESVLTGSTHPPLTALVRDTPAFGRHAAEELLALIDGGPARTVEDETPRLVPRGSSGPAPADRGRAPTGRAPTPG, encoded by the coding sequence ATGCGCCGTACTCCCTCCAGACGCTCGACCCTGAAAGACATCGCCGAAGAGGCGCGCGTGTCCGAGTCCGCCGTGTCCCTGGCGCTCAACGGGCGGCCCGGTGTCTCGTCGGCCACCCGTCGGCGGGTGCGCGAGGTCGCGGACCGGCTCGGGTGGCAACCGAGCGCGGCTGCACGGGCGTTGACCGGTGACAGCACCGCCACGGTGGGCCTCGTCCTGGCCCGCCCCGCGCATGCCCTGGGTGCGGAGTTCTTCTTCCTGCAGCTGGTGTCCGGGATCCAGGAGGCGCTCGCCGTGCGGAGTATCGGGCTGCTCTTCCTCGTGGTCCCCGATCTGGACGCCGAGTGTGCCGCCTACCGCCGCTGGTGGGCCGAGCGCCGCGTCGACGGTGTGCTCGTCGTCGACCCGAGGGACGGCGACCCGCGCCCGGCGCTGCTCGACGAGCTCGGCCTGCCCGCCGTCTTCGTCGGCCCCGTACCGCGGAGCGAGGACGGCTCGGGGCACCCGGGCATCTCCAGCGTGTGGGCCTCGGACACCCTGGCGATGGCCGGCATCGTCCAGCACCTGCACGGCCTCGGGCACCGCCGCATCGTGCACATCGCGGGGCTGCCCCATCTCGCCCACACCCAGCGGCGGATCCGCTCCCTGCGGGACGAGGCGGAGCGGCTCGGGCTCGACCCCGCCGACGTACGCAGCATCCCCACCGACTACTCCCGGCAGCAGGGCGTCGAGGCCACCCGCCAGGTGCTCGACACACCTGCGCCGCGGCGGCCCACGGCGATCGTCTACGACACCGATGTGATGGCCGTCGCCGGGCTCGGCGTCGCCGCCTCGCTCGGCATCGAGGTGCCGGGCGCGCTGACGCTCGTCGCCTGGGACGAGTCCGTGCTCACGGGCTCCACCCACCCGCCGCTGACCGCCCTGGTGCGTGACACCCCGGCCTTCGGGCGGCACGCAGCCGAGGAGCTGCTCGCGCTGATCGACGGCGGGCCCGCGCGCACCGTCGAGGACGAGACCCCGCGCCTCGTCCCGCGTGGCAGCAGCGGCCCGGCCCCCGCGGACCGCGGCCGCGCCCCCACCGGACGTGCCCCCACCCCCGGCTGA
- a CDS encoding ABC transporter ATP-binding protein, with amino-acid sequence MSPTPGAPLLTVRDLHVDYFDQDNPVHAVRGVDLTLRRGETLGIVGESGCGKSTLVTAMTRLERPPAVTTAGSVILHGHDGADNTDILRLTERQLAALRWEKIAIVFQSAMNALNPVLRLGTQFADVLRKHRGLSKKEAWERAGELLGMVGIPADRLRSYAHELSGGMRQRATIALALACEPDLVVMDEPTTAVDVVMQRQILRQVARLKRELGFSVVFITHDLSLLIEIADRIAVMYAGKIVETGPPRRLYEDPQHPYTTALRGAFPPLHGERREITGIPGSPPGLRTPPPGCSFHPRCAHRMDACDREEPVLLQLGDAGDVACHLHRHPATTTPEAEDRHART; translated from the coding sequence ATGAGCCCGACCCCCGGCGCTCCGCTGCTGACCGTCCGCGATCTGCACGTCGACTACTTCGACCAGGACAACCCCGTGCACGCCGTCCGCGGCGTCGACCTCACGCTGCGCCGCGGCGAGACCCTCGGCATCGTCGGCGAGAGCGGTTGCGGAAAGTCCACGCTGGTCACCGCCATGACCCGCCTGGAGCGGCCGCCGGCCGTGACCACCGCGGGCTCGGTGATCCTGCACGGCCACGACGGCGCCGACAACACCGACATCCTGCGCCTGACCGAGCGTCAACTGGCCGCGCTGCGCTGGGAGAAGATCGCGATCGTCTTCCAGAGCGCGATGAACGCCCTCAACCCGGTCCTCCGGCTCGGCACCCAGTTCGCCGACGTCCTCCGCAAGCACCGCGGCCTGTCGAAGAAGGAGGCCTGGGAGCGGGCGGGGGAGCTGCTCGGCATGGTCGGCATCCCCGCGGACCGGCTGCGGAGCTACGCGCACGAGCTGTCCGGCGGCATGCGCCAGCGCGCCACGATCGCCCTCGCGCTCGCCTGCGAACCGGACCTTGTCGTCATGGACGAGCCGACGACGGCCGTCGACGTCGTCATGCAGCGCCAAATCCTGCGCCAAGTTGCACGTCTGAAGCGCGAGTTGGGCTTCTCGGTCGTCTTCATCACCCACGACCTGTCGCTGCTCATCGAGATCGCCGACCGGATCGCCGTGATGTACGCGGGCAAGATCGTGGAGACGGGGCCACCGCGCCGCCTCTACGAGGACCCGCAGCACCCGTACACCACCGCACTGCGCGGCGCCTTCCCTCCGCTGCACGGCGAACGACGCGAGATCACCGGCATCCCCGGCTCGCCGCCCGGACTGCGCACCCCGCCGCCGGGGTGCTCCTTCCACCCGCGCTGCGCGCACCGGATGGACGCCTGCGACCGCGAGGAGCCGGTCCTGCTGCAACTCGGTGACGCCGGCGATGTCGCCTGCCACCTCCACCGGCACCCCGCCACGACGACCCCGGAAGCCGAGGACCGCCATGCCCGCACCTGA